The Acetomicrobium sp. S15 = DSM 107314 genome window below encodes:
- a CDS encoding type II secretion system protein GspD codes for MGGRKKGNILNALKPSVLAAFLSIFAATGAAFSEEAKVEGIVVQQVGSSLVIVEVRGFYLPAPQVTSQSPSELQFLWPETTLPSTQWGKPYPFPLVKGVELAQADDGVAMKVFTGEELAVKEVMGKAPANRYFIHLEAVSHAPLLKKALREAPGPIKAWDPMAITTPVTIEWRDMDLRDAIRMLGKITGMNIVADQSVPATTLTMSLKDVPLNEALGYIMRMHDLSYAVMGKTVVFGTKQGLGKVLGKVSRRSYNVAYADPKQVSELIKGMTGITEVAVDERLRTIYVAGSEDQLYEVNKILDRIDHPGRQIMLQSRIIEVRDTNKEELESLVEAVYSHWWLSYGASGGMLGYSSASDAARYGPKNDRTTSPQGIDLKDIAEGGLRVLDAGLRILVEKNAADILASPSIVTIDGQKASIRLTTNYKYISERDDAGNPVYSEEQVGPTLEITPTIGRDGVVTINVNITTGEIVEWRAGGRGEEVPITSLREVKTMVRVRNGELFVIGGLFNERNTVTTTRVPVLSDIPLLGELFKSKRKDKERSEVVAVVVPYILEVPTSSVEMSTLNLR; via the coding sequence ATGGGTGGGCGAAAAAAAGGAAATATTCTTAATGCCTTAAAACCCTCTGTCTTGGCAGCTTTTTTGTCCATCTTTGCCGCAACAGGCGCGGCCTTTTCCGAGGAGGCCAAGGTCGAGGGCATCGTGGTGCAACAGGTCGGATCGTCGCTTGTCATCGTAGAGGTTAGGGGATTTTACCTGCCTGCGCCTCAAGTTACATCTCAAAGCCCTTCAGAGCTTCAGTTTTTGTGGCCCGAAACCACTTTACCAAGCACACAGTGGGGAAAGCCTTATCCATTTCCTCTGGTCAAAGGCGTAGAGCTTGCCCAGGCGGATGACGGTGTGGCCATGAAGGTCTTTACAGGAGAAGAGCTCGCTGTCAAGGAGGTGATGGGCAAGGCCCCGGCCAACAGGTACTTCATTCACCTGGAGGCTGTCTCTCATGCCCCATTACTCAAGAAAGCCTTAAGGGAGGCTCCTGGACCCATAAAGGCGTGGGACCCCATGGCCATCACGACACCCGTAACTATAGAGTGGCGCGATATGGACCTCAGGGATGCCATACGTATGCTCGGTAAGATCACGGGGATGAATATCGTCGCTGACCAAAGCGTGCCGGCCACCACATTGACGATGAGCCTGAAAGACGTGCCGCTGAACGAAGCGTTGGGCTACATCATGCGCATGCACGACCTCAGCTACGCCGTAATGGGTAAAACTGTCGTATTCGGGACCAAGCAGGGACTCGGCAAGGTGCTGGGCAAAGTGTCAAGGCGGTCTTACAATGTGGCTTATGCGGACCCCAAGCAGGTAAGCGAGCTCATAAAGGGGATGACCGGGATAACCGAGGTCGCGGTGGACGAGAGATTGCGGACGATTTATGTCGCCGGAAGCGAGGATCAGCTCTATGAGGTGAATAAGATTTTAGACAGGATAGATCATCCGGGGAGGCAAATTATGCTCCAGTCACGAATCATAGAGGTGCGCGACACGAATAAAGAGGAACTCGAATCGCTCGTTGAGGCTGTCTACAGCCATTGGTGGCTATCTTACGGCGCGAGCGGTGGAATGTTGGGTTATTCGAGTGCAAGCGATGCCGCGCGCTATGGGCCCAAAAACGACAGGACGACATCGCCTCAAGGCATAGACCTCAAGGACATAGCCGAAGGGGGTTTAAGGGTCTTAGATGCAGGGCTTCGCATTTTGGTTGAAAAGAACGCCGCCGATATCTTGGCTTCCCCCTCAATCGTAACCATTGACGGCCAAAAAGCCAGCATCCGCCTAACGACAAATTACAAGTATATATCGGAACGTGACGACGCTGGGAACCCGGTTTACAGCGAAGAGCAGGTGGGGCCCACGCTCGAAATCACGCCCACAATAGGGCGGGACGGCGTAGTGACTATAAACGTGAATATTACAACTGGTGAGATCGTTGAGTGGCGTGCGGGTGGCAGGGGAGAGGAAGTGCCGATAACGAGCTTGAGGGAGGTCAAAACTATGGTGCGTGTTAGAAATGGCGAACTCTTCGTAATCGGCGGGCTCTTTAATGAACGAAATACGGTGACTACGACCAGGGTCCCCGTCTTGTCGGATATCCCCCTCTTGGGCGAACTCTTTAAGAGTAAAAGAAAAGACAAGGAAAGGTCAGAAGTGGTAGCCGTGGTGGTGCCCTATATATTAGAGGTGCCCACATCGAGCGTGGAGATGAGCACGCTCAATTTGCGATAA
- the xseA gene encoding exodeoxyribonuclease VII large subunit — protein sequence MQEKVKILGVDEITEYIRFLLESDRLLSSVVVRGEISGFKRHTSGHVYFVLAGEESRINCVLFRGDASRIPSWPRDGDEVLVEGRVSVYGQRGTYQLYVRDIRPLGKGAQARAKEELKKRLQEEGLFEQRFKRPLPAYPMKAAVVTSSSGAAVQDVIKVASHRFPQCEIVVVPCLVQGLESPEEIVRGLRIAGGIEGVEVVLLVRGGGSRDDLNPFDDERVVRAVRSVPVPIITGLGHQIDLTLSDLAADVHAPTPSAAAEMAFPDRMELLLRLEAMERNASFYLGKRIERLESELARLKENLVSVCLRSHVERIERSVQDALSGLNYAVEALLSEAEGRLAESAASLNALSPLKAFGRGWVTCLDADGRVVTQASDLKVGDEVKVQFSDGDAVADVREIVLLPHWLREVKACSPSLSSGEEKP from the coding sequence GTGCAGGAGAAGGTCAAGATCCTCGGCGTGGATGAAATTACGGAGTATATAAGGTTCCTCTTGGAGAGCGACCGCCTTCTGTCGTCAGTGGTCGTCCGAGGGGAGATATCGGGCTTCAAAAGGCACACAAGCGGCCACGTCTATTTCGTCCTCGCAGGGGAAGAAAGCCGGATCAACTGCGTCCTCTTCCGCGGAGACGCCTCTCGCATCCCCTCTTGGCCCAGAGACGGAGACGAAGTGCTGGTCGAGGGAAGGGTGAGCGTATACGGCCAGAGGGGAACATACCAGCTCTACGTGAGGGACATACGCCCCTTGGGCAAGGGTGCTCAGGCCAGAGCGAAGGAAGAGCTTAAGAAGCGCCTCCAGGAAGAAGGGCTCTTCGAGCAGAGGTTCAAGCGCCCGCTGCCTGCTTATCCGATGAAAGCGGCCGTCGTGACCTCGTCGTCGGGCGCTGCCGTCCAAGACGTGATAAAAGTGGCCAGCCACCGCTTTCCGCAGTGCGAGATCGTGGTTGTGCCGTGTTTGGTCCAGGGCCTGGAGTCGCCCGAGGAGATCGTGAGGGGCTTGCGCATCGCAGGAGGCATAGAGGGCGTGGAGGTAGTGCTCTTGGTAAGAGGCGGCGGGAGCAGAGATGACCTGAACCCCTTCGATGACGAGCGGGTGGTGAGGGCCGTCAGGAGCGTTCCGGTGCCCATCATCACCGGGCTTGGACACCAGATAGACCTCACCCTTTCGGACCTCGCCGCTGATGTCCACGCCCCGACTCCTTCGGCCGCCGCAGAGATGGCTTTCCCGGATCGGATGGAGTTGTTGCTGCGCCTCGAAGCCATGGAAAGGAACGCCTCCTTTTACCTCGGAAAGAGGATCGAGCGCCTTGAGAGCGAGCTCGCGAGGTTGAAAGAAAACCTTGTATCGGTTTGTCTGAGGAGCCACGTGGAAAGGATCGAGCGCTCGGTGCAAGACGCCCTCTCCGGGCTGAATTACGCCGTCGAAGCGCTTCTCTCAGAAGCCGAAGGCAGGCTGGCCGAAAGCGCCGCCTCTTTAAATGCGCTGTCTCCGCTCAAGGCCTTCGGCAGAGGGTGGGTGACTTGCCTGGACGCCGACGGGCGCGTCGTGACGCAGGCCTCCGATTTGAAAGTCGGCGATGAGGTGAAGGTGCAGTTTTCCGACGGCGACGCGGTGGCGGATGTGCGCGAGATCGTACTCCTCCCGCACTGGTTGAGGGAGGTGAAGGCGTGCTCCCCGAGCCTATCGAGTGGAGAGGAGAAGCCTTAG
- a CDS encoding amidohydrolase, whose translation MLISNVIALDGSRQRAHACDVAVEGGRIAAVLPAGSCDGAATVDGKGRLALIPGFVNAHTHAAMTLLRGLGEEKALQEWLEKEIWPVERRLKKRDIYVGTLLAMVEMASCGVTCFGDMYFFMDEVAKAALEVGMRCGICQGIIGAEERTLKIGLALADEWNGRGGLVSVQLGPHAPYTVPPDMMAEVAKAARERGLGVHVHWLETEWELNYIEKELGRDPVFFLSEVGLLDVSSLVLAHGVWFPRDRLNEIAKSNVAVVHNPSSNLKLGSGVMPMPEMLECGVNVALGSDGAASNNRLDVWGEMRTAALLHKGLKRDPSCVTALQVLNAATYEGAKALGFADVGRICEGWQADLVLVDLDRPHYVGWDLDSLAGYLVYAGSSADVKATMVAGRWIYKDGEFLGADTERVMEEAAGCRKRLVGR comes from the coding sequence ATGCTGATTTCGAACGTGATCGCCCTCGACGGCTCGAGGCAGCGGGCGCACGCCTGCGACGTGGCGGTCGAGGGAGGGCGCATCGCCGCCGTTTTGCCGGCTGGCTCGTGCGACGGCGCCGCGACCGTCGACGGCAAGGGGAGGCTGGCTCTCATTCCCGGGTTCGTAAACGCCCACACGCACGCGGCGATGACGCTCCTTAGGGGGTTGGGAGAGGAAAAGGCCCTCCAGGAGTGGCTCGAAAAGGAGATATGGCCTGTCGAAAGGCGGCTAAAGAAGCGAGACATTTACGTGGGGACGCTCCTCGCCATGGTCGAGATGGCCTCCTGCGGCGTAACGTGCTTCGGCGACATGTATTTTTTCATGGACGAGGTGGCGAAGGCGGCCCTCGAAGTGGGCATGAGGTGCGGCATATGCCAGGGCATCATAGGAGCCGAGGAGAGGACTTTGAAGATCGGCCTCGCCTTGGCCGACGAATGGAACGGTCGGGGAGGTCTGGTGAGCGTTCAACTCGGGCCACACGCTCCGTATACGGTCCCCCCGGACATGATGGCCGAGGTGGCTAAAGCGGCGCGCGAACGCGGCCTCGGCGTTCATGTCCATTGGCTTGAGACGGAGTGGGAGCTCAATTACATCGAAAAAGAACTCGGCAGAGACCCGGTGTTCTTCTTGAGCGAAGTCGGGCTGCTCGACGTTTCAAGCCTCGTCCTGGCGCATGGCGTTTGGTTTCCTCGCGACAGGTTGAACGAGATCGCAAAGAGTAACGTAGCGGTTGTGCACAACCCGAGCAGCAACCTGAAGCTCGGCAGCGGAGTGATGCCTATGCCTGAGATGCTTGAGTGCGGCGTGAACGTGGCGTTGGGTAGCGACGGCGCCGCCAGCAACAATCGCTTGGACGTGTGGGGTGAGATGCGCACCGCAGCCCTCCTTCACAAGGGCTTAAAGAGGGACCCCTCGTGCGTCACCGCCCTTCAGGTGCTGAACGCGGCCACCTACGAGGGCGCCAAGGCCTTGGGCTTTGCCGATGTGGGAAGGATCTGTGAGGGGTGGCAGGCCGATCTGGTTTTGGTGGATCTCGACCGCCCTCATTACGTCGGGTGGGATCTCGACAGCTTGGCAGGTTACCTCGTGTATGCTGGTTCCTCTGCCGACGTGAAGGCTACGATGGTGGCCGGCAGGTGGATATATAAGGATGGAGAGTTCCTCGGAGCCGACACTGAGCGCGTTATGGAAGAGGCGGCCGGGTGCCGCAAGCGCCTCGTCGGGCGTTGA
- the efp gene encoding elongation factor P, with amino-acid sequence MADIVEAVDFHQGMKVRWQGEVWEIVDCQHHKMGRGGAIVRTKLRNMNNGSIVDNSFRPTERFERVILDERPAQFMYRDGDNYVFMELESYDQVYVPEKILGEGAGYLHDNLEVTLQLLDGRVVSVELPKSVELKVVDTPPGFKGDTVSGGGKPATLETGLVITVPMFVEVGDAVVVDTRTGNYIERAK; translated from the coding sequence ATGGCGGATATCGTAGAGGCCGTCGATTTTCACCAGGGAATGAAGGTGCGATGGCAGGGTGAAGTGTGGGAGATAGTGGATTGTCAGCATCACAAGATGGGGCGCGGCGGAGCCATAGTTAGGACCAAGCTGCGCAACATGAACAACGGCTCTATCGTTGACAATTCCTTTCGTCCCACCGAGAGATTTGAGCGCGTAATCCTCGACGAAAGGCCTGCGCAATTCATGTATCGGGATGGCGACAATTACGTCTTCATGGAGCTGGAGAGCTACGATCAGGTATATGTGCCCGAAAAGATCTTGGGCGAAGGCGCTGGATACCTCCATGACAACCTCGAGGTGACGCTCCAGCTGCTCGACGGCAGGGTGGTGAGCGTTGAGCTTCCGAAATCCGTGGAGCTGAAGGTAGTCGACACCCCGCCGGGTTTCAAGGGCGACACCGTGAGCGGCGGAGGGAAGCCCGCTACGCTTGAGACCGGCCTCGTGATAACCGTCCCCATGTTCGTCGAGGTGGGAGATGCGGTCGTCGTGGACACGCGCACCGGAAACTACATCGAGCGCGCCAAATGA
- a CDS encoding adenosylhomocysteinase, with translation MEEFHIANPALADQGEEKIAWAWRFMPVLKSLQGRLKGGLPLKGVRLAACLHLEAKTACLLCALKRLGAEVFAAGSNPLSTQDDVCAALVARGVRVFSWHGMTTEEYFANIYSALAWDPHVIIDDGGDMIVMVHEKRPDILPQIKGGCEETTTGVRRLKAMAREKVLQIPVIAVNDAYSKYLFDNRHGTGQSVWDAITRSTNRLIAGKAVVVAGYGWCGKGVAARARGLGAMVSVVEADPHRALEAYMDGFSVLDMDTAASIGDIFITVTGNIGVIRKRHFVKMKNDVLLANAGHFDVEINIPELEELASRKFVSRPGIWTYELPDGRSIHLMAEGRLVNLASGDGHPIEIMDLSFALQLLSALYIFQHDLEPGVHKVPDEIDLEVSRLKLETLGIKLEAMTPEQESYMREWRE, from the coding sequence ATGGAGGAGTTTCATATAGCAAATCCGGCCCTGGCGGATCAGGGCGAGGAGAAGATCGCGTGGGCTTGGCGATTCATGCCGGTACTGAAGTCGCTTCAGGGGCGCCTGAAGGGCGGTTTGCCCTTAAAGGGCGTTCGCCTGGCGGCATGCCTTCATTTGGAGGCCAAGACGGCGTGCTTGCTTTGTGCGCTCAAGCGGCTCGGAGCCGAAGTCTTTGCGGCCGGCAGCAATCCGCTCTCCACGCAGGATGACGTCTGCGCGGCTTTAGTGGCCAGGGGCGTTCGCGTCTTCAGCTGGCACGGCATGACGACGGAGGAGTATTTTGCCAACATCTATTCGGCTTTGGCGTGGGATCCGCACGTCATCATAGACGACGGCGGAGACATGATCGTCATGGTGCACGAAAAGCGGCCCGACATCCTGCCTCAGATAAAGGGAGGGTGCGAGGAGACGACGACGGGCGTGAGGCGCCTTAAGGCCATGGCCAGGGAGAAGGTCCTGCAGATACCGGTCATCGCCGTCAACGACGCCTACAGCAAGTACCTCTTCGACAATCGCCACGGCACGGGGCAGTCCGTGTGGGATGCGATCACGAGGAGCACGAACCGCCTAATAGCGGGCAAAGCCGTGGTAGTTGCGGGCTATGGGTGGTGCGGCAAGGGCGTGGCAGCGAGGGCTCGCGGCCTCGGGGCGATGGTGTCGGTGGTGGAGGCCGATCCGCACAGGGCGCTTGAGGCTTACATGGACGGTTTTTCCGTGCTGGATATGGATACGGCCGCCTCCATCGGCGACATATTCATTACGGTCACGGGCAATATCGGCGTCATAAGGAAAAGGCATTTCGTCAAGATGAAAAACGACGTCCTGCTGGCCAACGCCGGCCATTTCGATGTGGAGATAAACATACCGGAGCTCGAGGAGCTCGCGTCTCGCAAATTCGTCTCCCGCCCCGGGATTTGGACTTACGAATTGCCGGACGGCAGGAGCATCCACCTGATGGCCGAGGGAAGGCTGGTCAACCTGGCCTCCGGAGACGGCCATCCGATAGAGATCATGGATTTGAGCTTCGCCCTTCAGCTATTGTCAGCCCTCTACATCTTTCAGCACGATTTGGAGCCGGGGGTACACAAAGTCCCCGATGAGATAGACTTAGAGGTGTCGAGGTTAAAGCTTGAGACCCTCGGCATAAAACTCGAGGCGATGACGCCGGAGCAGGAGTCGTATATGCGGGAGTGGAGGGAATGA
- a CDS encoding CD1247 N-terminal domain-containing protein has translation MNSREAIAYLKGLLEGAPLTDEGEKRLFDAIFCAIDSLSLELQELKQRVDEGEKVYGDVLDSCLRLEDEMSDLHDEVDLLKGGEEAEGVEEDYEEFYASLTCPACGHSFYYQPDEYEEGEQLQCPSCGGFFDLPRS, from the coding sequence GTGAATTCACGAGAGGCCATAGCTTACCTAAAAGGCTTGCTCGAAGGTGCCCCTCTAACCGATGAAGGGGAGAAGAGGCTGTTCGATGCGATATTTTGCGCCATCGATTCGCTCTCTCTCGAACTGCAGGAGCTCAAGCAGAGGGTGGATGAGGGTGAGAAGGTCTATGGCGACGTCCTCGATAGCTGCCTGAGGTTGGAAGACGAGATGAGCGATCTTCACGATGAGGTGGACCTCCTCAAAGGGGGAGAGGAGGCCGAAGGGGTAGAGGAAGATTACGAGGAATTCTATGCTTCTCTTACCTGCCCCGCGTGTGGGCATAGTTTTTATTACCAGCCCGACGAATACGAGGAGGGGGAACAGCTGCAGTGCCCCAGTTGTGGGGGATTTTTTGACCTTCCTCGATCTTGA
- a CDS encoding Asp23/Gls24 family envelope stress response protein — protein sequence MEEERRREEEVASEGVSEGGEAEELKKEEKMASEEAAEARPLVPVEEPRGEVKIDESVIGQIAMQALRTIKGVQPSAGSMMSKMGFGRKMYGGVRVSLEDEENPQVTVDTYISVRYGLRIPDVAWDLQETIKNQLEQYTGYTVKAVNVYVQGIHFEDGRPLEEAPKEPAKESESAERQDAEAFKEEG from the coding sequence ATGGAGGAGGAAAGAAGACGAGAAGAGGAAGTGGCTTCCGAAGGGGTTTCCGAAGGGGGAGAAGCTGAAGAATTAAAGAAAGAGGAGAAAATGGCGTCGGAAGAGGCCGCAGAGGCCAGACCGTTGGTGCCTGTGGAGGAGCCACGAGGAGAGGTCAAGATCGACGAGTCCGTCATCGGTCAGATAGCGATGCAGGCCCTCCGCACAATTAAGGGAGTGCAGCCCTCCGCGGGCAGCATGATGTCTAAGATGGGCTTCGGCCGCAAGATGTACGGGGGCGTCCGCGTATCTCTCGAGGACGAGGAGAATCCGCAGGTAACTGTAGATACCTACATCTCGGTAAGATATGGCCTTCGCATACCGGACGTGGCATGGGACCTTCAAGAGACGATCAAGAATCAGCTCGAACAATATACCGGATACACAGTGAAGGCCGTCAACGTCTACGTGCAGGGCATACACTTCGAAGACGGCCGACCGCTGGAAGAGGCGCCCAAAGAGCCAGCAAAAGAGAGCGAGAGCGCTGAGCGACAGGATGCAGAGGCCTTCAAAGAGGAAGGGTGA
- the mtnA gene encoding S-methyl-5-thioribose-1-phosphate isomerase → MLPEPIEWRGEALELLDQRKLPWEISYYRCEDAEGVAKAIESMVVRGAPAIGIAAAYGVVLAATKGKEAAFGAIERLSRTRPTAVNLFWAMERMKEVVMSSSDGELPSKSEALAVSIHREDVATNRAIGKHGEALLPAEASVLTHCNAGALATGGYGTALGVVRAAKEAGKSVKVFVDETRPLLQGARLTAWELKEDGFDVTVVCDGAAAFVMKKKAIDAVIVGADRIAANGDVANKIGTLSLAIASSRFGTPFYVAAPRSSIDVHVPSGEAIPIEERDPEEVRSFGGKAVVPRNVSAWNPAFDVTPSELVSAIITEVGVLRPPYGESIERAMKAT, encoded by the coding sequence GTGCTCCCCGAGCCTATCGAGTGGAGAGGAGAAGCCTTAGAGCTGCTGGACCAGAGGAAACTGCCCTGGGAGATATCGTATTATCGCTGCGAAGATGCCGAAGGCGTGGCGAAAGCGATAGAAAGTATGGTCGTGCGCGGAGCTCCAGCCATAGGGATAGCCGCAGCCTATGGAGTCGTTCTGGCGGCAACGAAGGGAAAAGAAGCGGCTTTTGGCGCGATAGAGCGTCTCTCCCGGACGCGCCCCACGGCGGTGAACCTCTTTTGGGCCATGGAGAGGATGAAAGAGGTCGTAATGTCTTCGAGCGACGGTGAACTGCCCTCGAAGAGCGAAGCGCTCGCCGTTTCCATACACAGGGAAGACGTGGCGACGAACCGAGCCATAGGGAAGCATGGGGAGGCTCTTTTGCCTGCCGAGGCTTCTGTTTTGACGCACTGCAACGCTGGCGCTTTGGCCACGGGCGGATACGGCACGGCTTTAGGGGTGGTCCGTGCTGCCAAGGAAGCGGGCAAGAGCGTAAAGGTCTTCGTGGATGAGACGAGGCCGCTGCTTCAGGGGGCGCGGTTAACGGCGTGGGAGCTCAAAGAGGACGGCTTTGACGTTACCGTAGTGTGCGACGGCGCCGCGGCCTTCGTCATGAAGAAGAAGGCTATTGATGCCGTTATAGTTGGGGCCGATCGCATAGCGGCCAACGGCGATGTGGCGAACAAGATCGGCACGTTGAGCCTTGCCATAGCGAGCTCGCGCTTTGGCACACCCTTTTACGTGGCCGCGCCAAGGAGCAGCATAGACGTACACGTTCCTTCAGGCGAGGCGATCCCGATAGAGGAGAGGGACCCCGAAGAGGTGCGCTCTTTCGGTGGTAAGGCTGTCGTCCCGCGAAATGTCTCGGCTTGGAATCCCGCTTTTGATGTGACGCCGTCGGAGCTCGTCTCCGCCATAATAACGGAAGTCGGAGTTTTGCGCCCTCCCTACGGCGAAAGCATCGAGCGGGCCATGAAAGCCACTTAG
- the nusB gene encoding transcription antitermination factor NusB, which translates to MSLSRGRHRAREIALQLLYSLDLRPDQKVEEALELFPFEEGEEGNIVQYASSLVRGVWAVRAEIDNEIRRHVVGWRPERMVAVDLAAVRLALYEGVIARLVPLPVAISEAVDLAKKYGTEHSGRFVNGVLGRIVRALELEESVGAGEGQDPRRG; encoded by the coding sequence GTGTCGCTTTCGCGCGGCCGACACAGAGCCCGCGAGATCGCCCTGCAGCTTTTATATTCCTTGGATTTGCGTCCCGACCAGAAAGTAGAAGAGGCGCTTGAGCTGTTTCCCTTCGAAGAGGGAGAGGAGGGGAATATCGTCCAATACGCCTCTTCCCTGGTGCGGGGAGTGTGGGCCGTGCGCGCCGAGATAGACAACGAAATACGCCGTCATGTAGTGGGATGGAGGCCCGAGCGGATGGTGGCCGTCGATTTGGCCGCCGTGCGGCTGGCTTTGTATGAGGGCGTGATCGCTAGGCTGGTCCCGCTGCCTGTGGCTATATCCGAGGCTGTGGATCTGGCTAAGAAATACGGCACGGAGCATTCGGGCCGTTTCGTGAACGGTGTCTTGGGGCGAATTGTCCGTGCCTTGGAATTGGAGGAAAGCGTTGGTGCAGGAGAAGGTCAAGATCCTCGGCGTGGATGA